One part of the Hydrogenobacter sp. T-2 genome encodes these proteins:
- a CDS encoding bifunctional 3'-5' exonuclease/DNA polymerase, with the protein MPKFSYITSKERLFGVYEHLKGERYLFFDTEVSGDKIRLAQVGGKEDIFILDLFELGQEGVLFLKKLLSERGIVGHNLKFDLKYLYAYGIEPYAVFDTMIASQLLGNTDKHSLQKVAMHYLGQVLDKGLQASNWGQPFLGKEQLEYAALDVKVVRDLFYLFLEKLNEQTHREEILLKTRTSKVFGLTNPVAIVEMAFVQETAKLEMVGIPVDREELEKKLREQEKLLQKKVMDFMFRYRTDPMSPKQVGDLLTKRFGLDLPKTEKGNVSTDDKALAEYSLHPVVSELLEIRALKKTIEKLQEIKEKLKGNRVYPEFKQIGAITGRMASMNPNVQNIPRNLRSIFKAEEGKTFVIADFSQIELRIASEYVGEEKMIQAFIEGKDLHRYTASVFLGKPEDQITKEERQLAKAVNFGLIYGISAKGLVEYAKTYGVDLSLENAEKIRESFFGYYTTIRAWHERVKRELKEFKESRGYTLLGRPYIAHTFPDAVNYPIQGTGADLLKLSVLMFDAELRKENLKANVVNLVHDEVLVECEERIAERVKELLERAMKHAGKIVLKRVPAEVEVSINKRWEKD; encoded by the coding sequence ATGCCAAAGTTTAGTTATATAACATCAAAGGAAAGGCTTTTTGGTGTATACGAGCACCTCAAAGGGGAAAGATACCTGTTTTTTGACACAGAGGTCTCTGGTGACAAAATAAGACTTGCTCAAGTGGGAGGTAAGGAAGATATATTCATACTGGACCTTTTTGAGCTTGGTCAGGAGGGCGTGCTTTTCCTAAAAAAACTGCTTTCTGAAAGAGGTATAGTGGGGCATAATTTGAAGTTTGACCTTAAATATCTATACGCCTATGGAATAGAACCTTATGCGGTCTTTGATACCATGATAGCGAGCCAACTTCTTGGGAATACAGATAAGCACTCCCTTCAAAAAGTTGCCATGCACTATTTGGGGCAGGTTTTGGACAAGGGGCTTCAGGCATCAAACTGGGGACAACCTTTTCTCGGAAAAGAACAGCTTGAATATGCTGCTTTGGACGTTAAGGTGGTGAGAGACCTTTTTTATCTTTTTCTTGAAAAACTCAATGAACAAACTCATAGGGAAGAGATTCTGCTAAAGACGAGAACTTCAAAGGTTTTCGGGCTTACCAATCCAGTTGCCATAGTGGAGATGGCTTTTGTGCAAGAGACCGCAAAGTTAGAGATGGTGGGTATACCAGTGGACAGAGAAGAGTTGGAGAAAAAGTTAAGGGAACAGGAAAAGCTACTCCAGAAAAAGGTTATGGACTTTATGTTTCGCTACAGGACAGACCCTATGTCTCCTAAGCAAGTGGGAGACCTTCTCACAAAACGTTTTGGTCTTGACCTTCCAAAAACAGAAAAGGGTAATGTTTCTACCGATGATAAGGCTTTGGCGGAGTATTCTCTACATCCTGTGGTTTCCGAACTTCTTGAAATAAGAGCTTTAAAAAAGACTATAGAAAAACTCCAAGAGATAAAAGAAAAACTTAAGGGCAACAGGGTATATCCTGAGTTTAAACAAATAGGTGCTATAACCGGCAGGATGGCGAGTATGAACCCAAACGTGCAAAACATACCAAGAAATCTCAGGAGCATCTTCAAGGCAGAAGAAGGCAAAACCTTCGTTATAGCGGACTTTTCTCAGATTGAGCTAAGGATAGCAAGCGAATACGTGGGGGAGGAAAAGATGATTCAGGCATTCATTGAAGGCAAAGACCTTCACCGCTACACCGCAAGCGTCTTTTTGGGCAAACCAGAAGACCAGATAACAAAGGAAGAGCGTCAGCTTGCAAAGGCGGTAAACTTTGGTCTCATATACGGCATATCCGCAAAGGGTCTTGTGGAGTATGCAAAGACATACGGAGTAGACCTCTCTCTTGAAAACGCAGAGAAAATAAGAGAGAGCTTTTTTGGATACTACACTACCATAAGGGCATGGCACGAGAGAGTGAAAAGAGAGCTAAAGGAGTTCAAGGAATCAAGGGGGTATACACTGCTTGGAAGACCTTATATCGCTCACACTTTCCCAGATGCGGTTAACTACCCTATACAGGGCACGGGTGCAGACCTTCTTAAACTCTCCGTCCTCATGTTCGATGCGGAGCTTAGAAAAGAAAACCTCAAGGCTAATGTGGTTAACCTTGTTCATGACGAGGTCTTGGTGGAATGTGAGGAACGCATAGCGGAGAGGGTCAAGGAGCTTTTAGAAAGGGCGATGAAACATGCGGGCAAGATAGTGCTAAAGCGTGTTCCAGCAGAGGTAGAAGTTTCTATAAACAAAAGGTGGGAAAAGGATTAA
- a CDS encoding flagellar basal body L-ring protein FlgH, with amino-acid sequence MWILIVWFLVFSCGPKLSTLEEYERKNPYPAGEEKIEYASRGSIMPKNGYQDLYSERRASRVGDIIFLQVVESINAVESVSNQTQRSSAFQQGISSFFGISQNTLANIGGRGSGNINTKGTGKVQQTGVLTTRLAGRVVKVYPNNTMLVEAKKNIIMNNAQREVVLRGIVRPEDIDSTNTVTSDKIANLEVFIDGKGFLADGGSPGWFARILAKVLPF; translated from the coding sequence ATGTGGATTTTAATAGTTTGGTTTTTAGTCTTTTCTTGCGGACCAAAGCTAAGCACTCTGGAAGAATATGAGAGGAAAAATCCATATCCTGCTGGTGAAGAAAAGATTGAGTATGCCTCAAGAGGAAGCATTATGCCAAAAAACGGCTACCAAGACCTATACTCAGAAAGAAGGGCAAGTAGAGTGGGTGATATTATCTTTCTTCAAGTGGTGGAAAGTATAAACGCTGTGGAAAGCGTTTCAAACCAAACTCAAAGGTCATCAGCCTTTCAGCAAGGTATTAGCTCCTTTTTCGGCATCTCGCAAAATACCCTTGCGAACATAGGTGGTCGTGGCTCTGGAAATATAAACACAAAGGGCACAGGCAAAGTCCAACAAACAGGTGTCTTAACCACAAGGCTTGCGGGTAGGGTAGTGAAGGTTTATCCCAATAACACCATGCTTGTGGAAGCTAAGAAAAATATAATCATGAACAACGCACAGAGAGAGGTGGTTTTAAGAGGCATAGTCAGACCAGAGGATATAGATAGCACCAATACAGTTACAAGTGACAAAATAGCTAACCTTGAAGTCTTTATAGATGGAAAGGGCTTTTTAGCAGATGGAGGTAGCCCAGGATGGTTTGCAAGAATATTAGCAAAGGTTTTGCCTTTCTGA